Proteins encoded within one genomic window of Anopheles gambiae chromosome 3, idAnoGambNW_F1_1, whole genome shotgun sequence:
- the LOC1279594 gene encoding dolichyl-diphosphooligosaccharide--protein glycosyltransferase subunit 1, with translation MVKLVLVVCGFAAVLAGAFVQAAIDMEIENRAVDRTIDLTSQLVKISYKITLEHKSKLPISTYLFVVPEVDREKLSFISAKDSSKKELKLTETTTPKGVTFSMTLPAGASNPVVYIETVFTKSLKPFPSSITQSERQLVQYFGNVYFYSPYPTVTQKTTVHLSSRNVESYTQFKPSAQSDSTVTYGPYDNVAAFSHEPMTIHFENFTPFLTVTRLERTIEVSHWGNIAVEETIDIVHSGATLKGAFSRYDYQKDARSNQPSVKSYKTLLPASATGVYYRDTNGNISTSALRTLKDAVELDLRPRFPLFGGWRTHYTLGYNVPSFEYLFQNGDNFLLKMRVIDHIFDDMMIDEVVTKVILPEGANNIKLIAPYSIQRHPDTLHYTYLDTFGRPVISFSKRNLVENHINDFNLKYNFSRVMMLQEPLLVVGFLYVLFLFVIIWMRLDFSIIKDKEPHQHKD, from the exons ATGGTGAAACTGGTGCTTGTTGTTTGCGGCTTCGCTGCCGTACTTGCCGGCGCGTTCGTGCAAGCGGCAATTGACATGGAGATAGAAAACAGAGCCGTCGATCGGACAATAGATCTGACCTCACAATTGGTGAAAATTTCCTACAAAATAACTCTAGAACACAAGTCGAAGCTGCCCATCAGCACTTACCTGTTCGTTGTGCCGGAAGTGGACCGAGAGAAGTTGTCCTTCATCTCAGCGAAGGATTCCTCCAAGAAGGAGCTGAAGCTCACGGAAACCACCACCCCGAAGGGGGTGACGTTCAGCATGACCCTGCCGGCCGGTGCATCGAACCCAGTCGTATACATCGAGACGGTGTTCACGAAATCGCTCAAGCCGTTCCCTTCGTCCATCACCCAAAGCGAGCGGCAGCTGGTGCAGTACTTTGGCAACGTTTACTTCTACTCTCCGTACCCGACGGTGACGCAGAAAACGACGGTCCATCTAAGCTCCCGCAATGTGGAAAGCTACACCCAGTTCAAGCCGAGCGCCCAATCGGACAGCACTGTTACGTACGGACCGTACGATAACGTGGCAG CTTTCTCCCACGAACCGATGACGATTCACTTCGAAAACTTTACTCCATTCCTCACCGTGACCCGGCTGGAGCGTACTATTGAGGTATCGCACTGGGGCAACATTGCCGTGGAGGAAACGATCGATATCGTCCACTCGGGAGCCACGCTGAAGGGGGCGTTCTCACGCTACGACTACCAGAAGGATGCCCGCTCGAACCAGCCCAGCGTGAAATCGTACAAAACGCTTCTGCCGGCCTCGGCCACCGGCGTTTACTACCGTGACACCAATGGCAACATCTCCACCTCCGCCCTGCGCACACTGAAGGATGCGGTCGAGCTGGATCTTCGCCCACGGTTCCCCCTGTTCGGCGGCTGGCGCACCCACTACACGCTCGGTTACAATGTGCCGAGCTTCGAATACCTGTTCCAGAACGGCGACAACTTCCTGCTGAAGATGCGCGTGATCGATCACATCTTTGACGACATGATGATCGACGAGGTCGTGACGAAGGTTATCCTGCCCGAGGGTGCCAACAACATTAAGCTGATCGCGCCTTACTCAATCCAACGGCACCCGGATACGCTGCACTACACTTACCTGGACACATTCGGCCGTCCGGTGATTTCCTTCAGCAAGCGCAATCTGGTCGAAAATCACATCAACGACTTTAATCTTAAGTACAACTTTTCACGCGTCATGATGCTGCAGGAACCGTTGCTGGTGGTGG